The genomic stretch AGAATATGAACCTTCACCTTTGGATAAATGCCCTCTTCCTTTTCGACAAAGTGAATAAATGCTTCATCTTGTTCTAGTTCATTTTTCATTTGACAAGCAAGTCGACAAGCAAAACAGCTTACACATCGAGTGGTATCAATTAACATTCCATATCGTGCCATCGACTACACATCCTTTCGAACTGTTACAGCAGTTTCCATCATTAATCCATTCCCAGATATCGGGTCAGTTCCCGTTTTTACAAAATCATTTGGACATAAGCCAAATCCGTTTGATATTTTGAGATTCTTAGCAAAAGCTCCATATCCTCCAGGTAAGAAAATGGCATCGGGAAAGATTCGTTCCGTAACTTTTGCTCGAATTTTTCCTTTAAATAAATCGTTCTCAATGATGACGAAATCCCCGTCTTTAATTCCTAATTCCTTTGCCTTTTTCGTGTTAATCCAAACTCTTTCTAAGTTATAATCCTTTGTCACTTGCATTAACTGTGGAATATTGGCAGTAGATGAGTGGGAATGCACATTTTGTTTCCCCCAAATCAAGCGAAATTCTCCTTTTTTCGGTTCAACTTTTGGTGGCATCCAGACCGGAATTGGCGAGAATCCAGCTTTTTTATAGGCTTCAGAGTAAAATTCAACCTTTCCTGATTCGGTTTTTAACTTAGGAACTTTCCCAAATTCAACCATTTCTTTTGTCTTTATGACCCCTTTTTCTTTTAACTCTTTGTAAGAAATTCCAGTTGGTTTTAATAGAGCCTCATTTAATTCATCGATCGTAAAATTAAAATATTGGCCTAATCCCATCTCCTTCGCTATACCCGTTATGATCTCACTAAATGGTTTGGTATTCGGATGGAATTTGTCGATCACTTGTTGGCGTATTGTCACAGCTCCTGTTTTTCCTGCAAGGGGTTCGATGATTTCAGTCCGTTCAAGATAAGTTGGCTCTGGTAAGACATAATGTGCTAGTTCTGCAGTTTCTGACATCCAGATATCACAGACGACAATCAACTCTGCTTTCTTATATCCATCAATGTTATACTGACGATCTGGTGTATTTCGAACGGGGTTAAAATGGTTAATAAAGACAGCTTTTACTTTCCCTTCGTCTATTAATCCAGGGGTACGGTGAGGCATCCCTTTTGAGCTTGGAACTAATGGATATTGCCCCTCCACTCCCGATCCATCGATATGATCTACTTTTGGCTTTTCAGGAGCTGGATGTTTAGCTGAATCTAATTTCCCTAATTTAGGCTCAACCGCAAAATAAATCCCACCTTTTTGATTGATGTTGCCTAACATGGCATTGACCAATCCAACCATTCTCGCTGTTTCTGGGCTATTCAAATAATTACAACCAAAGGCTCCTTTCCATGATGGATCGATAAAGGCATGTGGTTTAGCAGCAGATAAGTCTTTTGCAATCTCAACGATTTTTGTAGCTGGAATTGTCGTTATTTTTTCCGCCCACTCTGGTGTATAAGTTTGAATCTCTTTTTTAAATTCTTCAAATCCAATTGCATATTGATCAATAAACGCTTTGTCATACCAATCGTTCTTGATCATCGTGTTTGCAATGGCAAGTAACAAGGCTATATCTGTCCCTGGCTTGATCGGTATCCATTCATCAACAATATTTGCTGTTGCATTATGTCTTGGGTCAACACAGACAATTTTGGCCTTTTTATCTCTTCCTTTCATCATCCCTTGTAAGTGGCTTGGTTTAATACCGTCTCCCACACTACGCCCAATAAATAACATATATTTCGCATTGGCTGCATCCGTATTTGGAGTTGCACCAATCGTATGTTCTAAACCAACATCCCTTGAGATATAACAAACGGAATGATGAGTCTGAATACTATTACTGCCAATTGCGTTCATAAACCGGTATCCGTAAAACTTACCTACCTCTTTGGGATTATGCATGTACATAACACTAGCTGGTCCATATTTGGTAATAATCTCTTTTAATTTCGCACCGATTTCTTTATAGGCTTGTTCCCAACTAATAGGAACAAATTCATCTCCTACTCGTTTCATTGGGCCTTGCAAACGATCCTTGTGATAGGCTAACATCGCTGCGCCGTATGCCCTACCACATAATCTTCCATTATTCGTTGGATGTTCTTTGTTGCCTTCAATATGGATAAGACGACCATTCTTAATAGTTGCGATGATTCCACAACGGCTAGTACAACCATTACATAATGTAGGTATTCTTTTTATATCCTCTTGTTTCGCGGCGTTAACCCACTGATTCATTCCAATCTTAGGTTGTACGGTTAAAAGCGCTCCAGTCGCTGCTGAAACTTTTAAAAATTTTCTTCGACTGATCCTTCTTTCTTCACCCATCGAATACTCCCCCTACGTCGATAAAGAAAAATGATTTGCTAGATTTAAAATACTAGTTTTTAATATGTGAAATATATCACATATTTTACTTCTAATCAGATTATAAACCAACTTGATATAAAAGAGTAATATTATCTATTTATGGGAATATAACGTTTTTCTTATATCATTATTGTGATACATTTCACAAATATTCACAATTTTTTCTTTTCTTTGATTAATTTTATTTAACCAAATATTAAATTGTGTATATTTTTTGTATAATACCTCATAAGTCTATCAAACATTTAAGAAAGTGGTTAAAATAGGTTTAGAACATTTATCTATGATCTAAAGAAAAGAGGGTTCGGATTTGAATCTTCACATGTTGGAAGTATTCATCAGGGTTACGGAATTACAAAGTATATCAAAAGCAGCCAAACAACTTCACCTTTCTCAACCAGCTGTCAGTTCTTTGATTCAATCTTTGGAACAATTTTACGGCCATCAGCTTTTTTTCCGAACTGTGAAAGGTGTTCAATTAAATCCAGCTGGAGAAATTGTTTATAAGAACATCAAAAAAATCCTGCAAATTCATGAACAAATGAAACGACAGTTAGCTGAATTTGTGCAAAATGAAAATATTGTTCATATTGGAGCTACAGAGGCTTTTGGCAATTTTTTATTACCCTATTCCCTAGGATACTTTCGCAAAAAGTTTCCAAATGTGCGTATTGATGTTTCTATTTATCAACGTGAGGAAATCGTTGAACGGTTGCAACAACAGACCATTGATATGGGTGTTGTTGAGGATAGTGGAATGTTTCAATCAGGGATTGAAGCTGTTCAAATTGGAAAAGATCAGATTATCCTAGCCGTTTCTTATCAATCCCCTTTTACGAAAAAGAAAACTCTAACAATTGAAGAATTAGAGGATTTACCATTGATTCTGGCATCTCCAACCTTACCGATTCGGCGAACCATTCAACAGAAACTAGCACAACTAAAATTCCCAATTCAAAATCTTGATGTGATCTCTGAAATGAGCAGTATTCAGGCTTTAAAAACTGCTGTTATTTCTGGATTAGGTGCTTCTTTCTTCTATAAATCTTGTATCCAATATGAAATCGAAGAAGGATTGCTCTACCCCCTTTCTATTGAAGGTTTAGATTTAGAAGTTTCCTATTACCTGCTATATCTACCAAAAAATATTTCCGCTGCTGGACAACAATTTTTAACCTATCTAAAAGGGAACGCGATTTTACAATTTTAAAACCCCTTGGGAAATCCCAAGGGCATTTTAAGCCGTTTCTCCATAGCCTTTATAGTGTTGAAGGTAATTAGCGAGAATCTTTTTCCCTTCAGGAGTAAGAATCGATTCTGGGTGGAATTGTACCCCTACAATTGGATATTGTTTGTGACGAATCGCCATAATTTCTCCATCTACTGTTTTTGCTGTAACCTCTATTTCGTCAGGGATCTCCGTTTCATCTATGATCCATGAATGATATCTTCCTGCCAAAAAAACTTGAGGCACACCTTGAAACAAAGGGGTCTTATTATGTTGAACCAAAGAAGCTTTCCCATGCATTAATTGCTCTGCCAATTTAATTTCGCCGCCAAAGGCTTTTGCGATGGCTTGATGACCTAGGCATACACCTAGAGTTGGAATTTTCTTGCCTATTTTTTGGATCACTTCCATCGAAATCCCTGCCTCTTCGGGAATTCCTGGACCAGGAGAGATCAAAATGTAATCGGGATTCATCTTTTCGATTTCTTCGATGGTGATCTCATCATTCCGTTTCACAATGCATTTCTCACCTAATTCTTCGGCTAACTGAACGAGATTATAGGTAAAAGAATCATAGTTATCAATGACCAGAATCATTGTTGCACCTCCCGAATTCTTTGACGGAATCGTTCAAGGAACTGGAATTGAAATTCTTCTGATTCAATGGATTCAGGGACTAACGATTCTCGTAATTCCTGTTCGATCTCCTCGATGATTCGGATTAAGGCACTACCAATGACATATCCATCCAAATCTTCTGTTAATGATCCAAGTTGTGATTTTTGTTTTATGCCAAAACCTAAAACAACGGGCACCTGAGCAAATTGTTTCACGGTTTGCACCAGCTGCTTTACCTTTGTGTGAAATTGAGATCGTTCCCCTGTAACCCCTAAAGAAGATACAATATAGATAAATCCTTCTGCTTGTTTCGCTATGGCTTCGATTCGCTCAAAAGAAGTTGGGGCAATTAAGGAAATAAGTGGAATATGATATTGCTTCAATGCCTCTTTTAAAGGTTGACTTTCTTCGATAGGCAAGTCAGGAACCAATACCCCATTAAAACCACTTTGAACCACTTCTTTGGCAACTTGTTCTAATCCCATTTGTAATAAAGGATTATAATAGGTAAACAGAACCAGGGGAACCTTCAAACCTTCTTTCCGTACTTCTTTGATCAAGTCTAAAACGGTTCGGATATTCATTCCCTGATCAATAGCTCGAATAGAAGACCGTTGAATTGTAGGACCATCGGCTAAGGGATCGGAATAGGGAACACCAATCTCGATCATGCCTGCTCCTTCTTCTTCTAGAATGAAGAGCATTTTCTTAAAGAGCGAAGGGGTCGGGAAACCTGCCGTTAAAAAGGGAACAAACATCATTCCTTAGCCACTCCTTTTGCTTTTTCTGTAAAGAAACGGTGTATCGTATCCATATCCTTATCTCCTCTGCCAGAAAGATTGACGAGGATTACTTGATCTTTAGATAACGTTTTTGCTAATTGAATGGCGGCGGCTACTGCATGAGCCGATTCAATCGCAGGGATAATCCCTTCTGTTTGGCTAAGAATCTTCAGGGCATCCATCGCTTCCTCATCGGTAATCGTAGTATATTTCGCCCTGCCGATCGCTTGAAGATATGCATGTTCAGGACCAATTCCAGGATAATCGAGACCCGCAGAAATCGAGTAAGCAGGTTGAATCATGCCATATTGATCTTGTAAAAGATAGGTATAAGAACCATGGATCACCCCTGGTTTCCCTTTTGCTATAGTTGCTGCATGTTGATCATCCAAGCCTTTCCCTGCAGCTTCTACGCCGATCAGCTGTACTTCATGATCCTCAATAAATGGATAAAAAATGCCCATTGCATTGCTACCGCCACCTACACTAGCGATGACATAATCAGGCAAGCGTTGCTCCCTTTCTATCATTTGTTGTTTCGCTTCTAGTCCAATAATCTTTTGAAAATCCCGCACCATTGTGGGATAAGGATGAGGACCGACAACAGAACCGATTAAATAATAAGTATCTTCTATGTTTGCTGCCCAGTAGCGAATAGCTTCATTAGTCGCATCTTTTAGAGTTCCCCTTCCGCTTTCAACAGGAACCACTTCTGCACCTAAAAGTTGCATGCGAAAAACATTTAACCGTTGCCGTTCAATATCTTCGATTCCCATGAACACTTTACACTCTAATCCTAATTTGGCAGCAATGGTTGCGGAAGCGACCCCATGTTGACCTGCACCTGTTTCAGCGATAATCTTTTTCTTCCCCATCCTTTTTGCAAGTAACCCTTGACCGATGGCATTATTGATTTTATGTGCACCTGTATGATTCAAATCTTCACGCTTGAGATAAATTTTGGCCCCTTGGAGAACATCGGTTAATTGGTCGGCAAAATAGAGAAGAGTGGGACGACCAGCATATTCTTGTACCCATTTTAGATATTCTTGTTGAAATTCAGGATCTTTCCCAATTCGTTCATAGGCTTCTTCTAATTCTTTAACTGCATGCATGAGGGTTTCGGGAATAAATGTTCCACCAAAAGGTCCAAATCGTCCATTCCCTAAGTCAATCTCCCATTGAAGCGACTGCATCATCTCTTCTTACCTCCTCTATGAGTTCCACGATTTTTGGGATTGATTTTTTGCCTTCTTCCTCTACTCCACTTGAGAGGTCGATCCCTTCTATCGGGTAACGTTTGAGTATTGGAATATCTTCTTTCATGATTCCACCGGCTACAAGAATCGGTTTTTCAATCTCTTGCCATAAGTGATAAAAAGGTTCCCATTCAAATTTGCTTCCGCTGCCACCGCGACTCTTACTTGCTGTGTCAAAAATAAATCCATCCACCACTGGTAAATATCTTTCATAGACATTGCGATAATGCTCAATCGAAAAGGGATGATTTTGATCCACAGAGATCACTTTCCAGATCTCTTTCCCTGTTTGTTCCTTAATCAATTGACAATCCTCTGGCTTTTCATCCCCGTGAAATTGGAGGATATGGACGGGAGCATTTATTACATCCTCAATTGCCTGATTTACAAACACGCCAACCGTTTTAACGGTTGATGGAATATGTTTTAACCATGGTTTAATCTGGGTTGGTTTTACTTGCCTTCTGCTCTTCGCAAAGACAAAACCAATATAATCTGGCCATATCTCTTTTTCCTTTAGATCGATCAGGGTTTGTTCTTCAAAGATTCCACAAATTTTCACCTTCATTTTTTCCCCACCAACCCTTCGATCATTTCTTGGGGATTTTTTGAACGTACAATGGATTCTCCGACCAAAATTCCCCGTACTCCAATTTCTGCTAATTGATCCACTTGTTCTTTACGATGAATCCCGCTTTCGCTAATGACGATTGTGTCCTTAGGGATGTTAGCAATCATCTTCACCGTTTGATCGATGGAGGTTTGAAATGTTTTTAGATTCCGGTTATTGATCCCAATCATTTCAGGGGTAAATGACCGTAACACTTTTTCCAGATCTAATTCATCATGAACCTCTGTCAATACTTCCAGCCCCAATTCTTTGGCTTGTAAATATAATTCTTGATATTGTTGTTCTTCTAAAATGGCGGCAATTAACAGGATGACGCTTGCTCCATATCCTTTTGCTTCATCAATTTGATAAGGATCAATGATAAAATCCTTTCTAAGCAGCGGGATAGAATTAGTCAGACCTCGAACCTGCATGAGATGAATCAGATTTCCTTGAAAGAAGGGTTGGTCGGTCAAGATCGAGATCCCTTCCACTTCTGCTTTTTGATAAAGTTCAAATAATTGCTCTGGTTCATATTTTTCTAACAGCACTCCCTTTGAAGGGGATGCTTTTTTCATTTCTGCAATGATTCCTACTTTTCTCGAAGTGGTGATCAACTTTTGCTTTATGGATACCGTTGGTTCATGGTAGAAAGGTAAATCTTTTAGATGGTTTTTCGGAAATTGCCTTTTTCTTTCTGCAACTTCGCTTTTCTTTTTGGCTACGATTTGATCTAAGATGGTCATGAAGCAAACCCTTCTTTCTCCTTAAGTCGACGCAGCCTTTCGATTTTTTGTAATACTTGCCCTGAGTCGATTAATTCCCTTGCTTTTTCTATCCCTTGCTCTAAGCTTACTGCTTGACCTGTCACATAAAAACTTGCTCCTGCATTGATGAGGACGAAATCCCGTTTTGGACCTTTTTCCCCTTCAAAAATTTTTAATAAGTCTTTTGCATTTTCCTCAGGGGTACCCCCTTTTAAGTCTTCCATCGTTGCTCTTTTGATCCCAAATTGTTCAGGGGTAATTTCGTAAGTGTGGATTTCTCCATCTTTTAATTCCGTAATACGTGTCTTCGTTGTCGTTGTGATCTCATCCATGCCATCCAGCCCTGCAACCACTAATGCCCGTTTGACCCTTAAAGAATGTAACACTTCTGCTAATGGCTCAGTTAGATCACTGCGATATACTCCCATGACTTGATGATCTGCTTTTAATGGATTACTGAGCGGCCCAAGGATATTAAAAACGGTACGAACGCCAAGTTCTTTTCTTGAGGTTGCCGCATGTTTCATCCCTTGATGAAAAATGGGGGCATATAAGAAAGCGATATTCTCTTCTTGCAGTACCTTTTCCAATTCTTCTGCCGATTGTTGAATAGGAATGCCCAATGCTTCTAACACATCAGCACTTCCACTTTTTCCGGAAACGGCACGGTTGCCGTGTTTTGCCACTTTTATACCGCCTGTAGCAGCGATTAAAGCTGCTGCAGTCGATACATTAATGGTTCCCGTTCCATCCCCACCTGTACCACAAGTATCAAGTAAAGGACCTTCTACCTGAAAGGGGACATAAGCATGTTCCCGCATTGCTTCAACCAAGCCCACAATTTCATCCGTGGTTTCTCCTAGTATCTTTAAACCCACCATAAAGGCCGTAACTTGATGAGGAGGAACTTTACCCGTAATAATCTCCTCCATAAATTGTTTACTCTCTTCTTTTGTTAAGTGATTTCCGTCTAATAATTTCTTTAACACTCTGCTCATCTTCCCAATCTCCTCTCTACTCTTACTCTCTTTGACCTTCGGCGATCGCAATCGCCTTCATCATTGCCTTTGCTTTATTCGCTACCTCTTCATACTCTTTTTCGGGGATCGAATCGTATACGATTCCAGCACCTGATTGTAGATAGGCTGTTCCCTGATGGAAAAAAATTGATCGAATCGTAATACAAGTATCTAAATTCCCATTAAAACTGATCGCAGCAACGGCGCCTGCATAGGGGCCTCTTTCTTCTCGCTCCAACTTTGCAATCAGTTCCATTGCCCGGACTTTTGGTGCTCCTGATACAGTCCCAGCTGGAAATGTTGCTTCAAGGACATCAAGGCTGGTCGTTTCTGCTTTTAATTTGCCAATGACTTTTGAAACCAAATGCATCACATGGGAATATTTTTCAATCTTCATCTTCTT from Tepidibacillus fermentans encodes the following:
- a CDS encoding LysR family transcriptional regulator codes for the protein MNLHMLEVFIRVTELQSISKAAKQLHLSQPAVSSLIQSLEQFYGHQLFFRTVKGVQLNPAGEIVYKNIKKILQIHEQMKRQLAEFVQNENIVHIGATEAFGNFLLPYSLGYFRKKFPNVRIDVSIYQREEIVERLQQQTIDMGVVEDSGMFQSGIEAVQIGKDQIILAVSYQSPFTKKKTLTIEELEDLPLILASPTLPIRRTIQQKLAQLKFPIQNLDVISEMSSIQALKTAVISGLGASFFYKSCIQYEIEEGLLYPLSIEGLDLEVSYYLLYLPKNISAAGQQFLTYLKGNAILQF
- a CDS encoding phosphoribosylanthranilate isomerase, whose protein sequence is MKVKICGIFEEQTLIDLKEKEIWPDYIGFVFAKSRRQVKPTQIKPWLKHIPSTVKTVGVFVNQAIEDVINAPVHILQFHGDEKPEDCQLIKEQTGKEIWKVISVDQNHPFSIEHYRNVYERYLPVVDGFIFDTASKSRGGSGSKFEWEPFYHLWQEIEKPILVAGGIMKEDIPILKRYPIEGIDLSSGVEEEGKKSIPKIVELIEEVRRDDAVASMGD
- a CDS encoding anthranilate synthase component II; translation: MILVIDNYDSFTYNLVQLAEELGEKCIVKRNDEITIEEIEKMNPDYILISPGPGIPEEAGISMEVIQKIGKKIPTLGVCLGHQAIAKAFGGEIKLAEQLMHGKASLVQHNKTPLFQGVPQVFLAGRYHSWIIDETEIPDEIEVTAKTVDGEIMAIRHKQYPIVGVQFHPESILTPEGKKILANYLQHYKGYGETA
- the trpD gene encoding anthranilate phosphoribosyltransferase; this translates as MSRVLKKLLDGNHLTKEESKQFMEEIITGKVPPHQVTAFMVGLKILGETTDEIVGLVEAMREHAYVPFQVEGPLLDTCGTGGDGTGTINVSTAAALIAATGGIKVAKHGNRAVSGKSGSADVLEALGIPIQQSAEELEKVLQEENIAFLYAPIFHQGMKHAATSRKELGVRTVFNILGPLSNPLKADHQVMGVYRSDLTEPLAEVLHSLRVKRALVVAGLDGMDEITTTTKTRITELKDGEIHTYEITPEQFGIKRATMEDLKGGTPEENAKDLLKIFEGEKGPKRDFVLINAGASFYVTGQAVSLEQGIEKARELIDSGQVLQKIERLRRLKEKEGFAS
- the trpA gene encoding tryptophan synthase subunit alpha encodes the protein MMFVPFLTAGFPTPSLFKKMLFILEEEGAGMIEIGVPYSDPLADGPTIQRSSIRAIDQGMNIRTVLDLIKEVRKEGLKVPLVLFTYYNPLLQMGLEQVAKEVVQSGFNGVLVPDLPIEESQPLKEALKQYHIPLISLIAPTSFERIEAIAKQAEGFIYIVSSLGVTGERSQFHTKVKQLVQTVKQFAQVPVVLGFGIKQKSQLGSLTEDLDGYVIGSALIRIIEEIEQELRESLVPESIESEEFQFQFLERFRQRIREVQQ
- a CDS encoding molybdopterin-containing oxidoreductase family protein, which translates into the protein MGEERRISRRKFLKVSAATGALLTVQPKIGMNQWVNAAKQEDIKRIPTLCNGCTSRCGIIATIKNGRLIHIEGNKEHPTNNGRLCGRAYGAAMLAYHKDRLQGPMKRVGDEFVPISWEQAYKEIGAKLKEIITKYGPASVMYMHNPKEVGKFYGYRFMNAIGSNSIQTHHSVCYISRDVGLEHTIGATPNTDAANAKYMLFIGRSVGDGIKPSHLQGMMKGRDKKAKIVCVDPRHNATANIVDEWIPIKPGTDIALLLAIANTMIKNDWYDKAFIDQYAIGFEEFKKEIQTYTPEWAEKITTIPATKIVEIAKDLSAAKPHAFIDPSWKGAFGCNYLNSPETARMVGLVNAMLGNINQKGGIYFAVEPKLGKLDSAKHPAPEKPKVDHIDGSGVEGQYPLVPSSKGMPHRTPGLIDEGKVKAVFINHFNPVRNTPDRQYNIDGYKKAELIVVCDIWMSETAELAHYVLPEPTYLERTEIIEPLAGKTGAVTIRQQVIDKFHPNTKPFSEIITGIAKEMGLGQYFNFTIDELNEALLKPTGISYKELKEKGVIKTKEMVEFGKVPKLKTESGKVEFYSEAYKKAGFSPIPVWMPPKVEPKKGEFRLIWGKQNVHSHSSTANIPQLMQVTKDYNLERVWINTKKAKELGIKDGDFVIIENDLFKGKIRAKVTERIFPDAIFLPGGYGAFAKNLKISNGFGLCPNDFVKTGTDPISGNGLMMETAVTVRKDV
- the trpC gene encoding indole-3-glycerol phosphate synthase TrpC encodes the protein MTILDQIVAKKKSEVAERKRQFPKNHLKDLPFYHEPTVSIKQKLITTSRKVGIIAEMKKASPSKGVLLEKYEPEQLFELYQKAEVEGISILTDQPFFQGNLIHLMQVRGLTNSIPLLRKDFIIDPYQIDEAKGYGASVILLIAAILEEQQYQELYLQAKELGLEVLTEVHDELDLEKVLRSFTPEMIGINNRNLKTFQTSIDQTVKMIANIPKDTIVISESGIHRKEQVDQLAEIGVRGILVGESIVRSKNPQEMIEGLVGKK
- the trpB gene encoding tryptophan synthase subunit beta, which codes for MMQSLQWEIDLGNGRFGPFGGTFIPETLMHAVKELEEAYERIGKDPEFQQEYLKWVQEYAGRPTLLYFADQLTDVLQGAKIYLKREDLNHTGAHKINNAIGQGLLAKRMGKKKIIAETGAGQHGVASATIAAKLGLECKVFMGIEDIERQRLNVFRMQLLGAEVVPVESGRGTLKDATNEAIRYWAANIEDTYYLIGSVVGPHPYPTMVRDFQKIIGLEAKQQMIEREQRLPDYVIASVGGGSNAMGIFYPFIEDHEVQLIGVEAAGKGLDDQHAATIAKGKPGVIHGSYTYLLQDQYGMIQPAYSISAGLDYPGIGPEHAYLQAIGRAKYTTITDEEAMDALKILSQTEGIIPAIESAHAVAAAIQLAKTLSKDQVILVNLSGRGDKDMDTIHRFFTEKAKGVAKE